The Alkalihalobacillus sp. TS-13 genomic interval TTATTATACAAATTAGCTGAGAATCAAGCCGAAACTTGAAGAAAGGAGATGTGACGATTGACGGCATATCTCCTTTACATTATTAATCAAGTGGGTTCAAGTTTTCGTTAGTACTGAGCGAAATGATCATTTCTGTGATCAATGTGATTTCATCTTCAATATCTTGAAGACTTGCTGTTTCAACTGGTGAATGCATATAACGGAGTGGGAGGGAGACCAGTGCAATCGGAACTCCTTTACCAGTTAAACGCATTCCATCAGCATCTGTACCAGTCACTCGTGGTGTAAGCTCATATTGTACATCGATTTTGTTCTTGCGGGCTGTCTCCTCAAGTATGCTGTTCAACTTGTAATGGATAGGGGCACCTTTAGCAAGAACCGGACCATGATCAAGACGGATGTCCCCATGCTTATTCTTGTTTACACCTGGATAATCAGTTGCAAAGGTTACATCAACGGCAAGAGCAAAGTCAGGCTGAACCTGGGATGCTGCAAAATAGGCACCACCCAAGTTCGTCTCTTCATTTACTGTACTTACAGCGTAAACACCGACCTCTGGTTTCTTTTTGGATAACCTCTTCAGTACTTCTGCTACGATAAACGCACCGGTTCGGTTATCAAGACCACGACCGCTGATCCTGTTATTTAAAAGGAACTCCATTTCGCGCTTATAAATTGCTAAATCGCCAATTTGCACAAACTTTTCAATCTCTTCTTTACTTTGTGCACCACAATCTATGTATAGATCTTCAAAGTCATAATCATCTTTAATCCCACCATGATGCTCTGCATTAACTCCCACGACACCAGTAATGGTCTGTTGATTCCCAAGAATCTCGACCTTCATGCCGATTGCAGGCTTGTGACTGATACCTCCGAGTTTAGTGAAATGTAAGAAACCGCTTTCATCAATTCGATTGATCATAAAGCCGATCTCATCACAATGCCCTGCGATCAATACTTTGAATGGAGCATTTGGATTAATGACACCATAGGCATTCCCGATATGATCTGTTTCAATTTTATCTGCGAAAGATTGAACATAGTCAATCCATTTCCTTTGAATTTTCATTTCAAACCCAGATGGAGAAGGAGTTGAGAGCAATTCCTGTAAAAATTGTTGTGATTCTTGTTTCATTTGTTGAACCTCCTAAAATCTTCTGTCTCCTACCATAATAACTGAAATTCGAGAAATAAGGAAATCCCGTGAATGTCGATTTAGAAATAACTCACATCCTTTAGTGCTATTGCACAATTTCCACCACCTAAACGGTTGTCCATATCACGTATTTTTATGAAACATAACTTATTATAAGCGTTTTAAATATATCAACAGGTGAATGTAAATGGACGAGAATATAATTAGATACACAGCGTTAGGGGATTCTTTGACTGTAGGTGTCGGTTCTATCTTTGCTCCGGGGTTTGTATCACGGTACACCGAGTCTATAGAAAAAGCAGCCAATCGAAAAGTAGAACGTAATGTATTTGCAAAAAATGGTGCAACGACTGCACAGGTATTGGCGTTCCTTGCTAATGAAAATGTAAAAAAGGCGATTGCAGAGGCGGACGTGATTACAATCACTGCTGGAGGTAATGATTTAAAAAAAGCAGCAAAGAAATACTTTTTTATGAATGACACAAATATTTTTAGAACTGCCATTAAAGAAAGCATGAAAAATCTTTCAATTATGCTTCATGAAATCCGTAAAATAAAAGAAAAAGGGAAAGAACCCTATATCATCCGATTGGTGGGTTTGTATAATCCGTTTCCCTATCTCTCCTTCAGCGAATTGTGGATTAAAACATTCAATAAGCAATTGGAGATGTTCGGATGTCAAAATCTAAAGGTTGCGAGTATATATGAACCGTTTAAAGTAAATGGGGGAAATGCACTCTCTATTGATGGAATGCATCCAAATGGATATGGGTATAAACTCATAGCTGATCAACTTGGGAAGTTAGGCTATGAACCTTTGTTCAATCAGAATAAAAAAACGTTTTTATTTCCGATTTTCGATTAAAAAAAGCTGATTGAAGCCTATGATGAGTTTTAGACTTGAATCAGCTTTGTTTTATGAAGCGGCATTTCCGGAAGCTTCTGCTTTTGTGATTCCTACTTCATGTATCGTTATTTCAGGGCGTGAACCTACACGTATGTTGATGCCCGTTTGTCCTAACCCCTCACTGATATAAAATGGTTTCTCATACATATGATGAAGTCCCTGGACGATCTTTTGACGAGCTAGCTTTCCCATTTTTGCAAGGTGAAACGGCTTTGGCCAATGAATCTGACCGTTATGGAAATGACCAGATAATAAATAATCGAAGTGTTGTTGATCGAGATCCAGTACAATATTCGGGTCATGAGTAAGGACTAGATTGTAATCAGATGCTGATAGCCCTTGATAAGATTTCTCAAGGTCACTATTTCCTGTCCCGTAATCATCGATCCCAATTAGATTCACAGTATGACCATTCATCGTGATCATCTCGTGCTCATTACGTAACGTCTTGCAACCGTACTTATTCAATATTTTTTCCAATTTATCAAATGACGTATTTTTCAAAACATAATCATGGTTACCGAAAACCGCATAGATTCCATATTTCGGATCAAGCTTTTGAAAAACCTCTAAATAAGCAGGGAGCTTGGTAAGAGTCTTTTTACGATCAAGATAATCTCCAGTCAGGGCAATTAAATCAATCGTTTCGTTTTTTAGTTTCTCATGAATTTCTTCTGGAGTAATAGAAATGTTCTCTAAATGCATATCGGAAATTTGCAGGATTCGTAAGTTCATGTGAGGTCCTTTATCATTACTCATAACTTTTATTCTTTTTAAAGTTACATCCTTAGTATTGATATAAGCTCTGTATATAGCGAGAGCTGAAATTAATATAAACGTTAACAAAATAAACATCCAATCCCCTCCCATATACAATTATAGGAAACTGAGAGGGGATTGGAACCGGTAAATAATGTAAAAGTGTTGTTATTTCAAGTTATATCGACCGATCAGCTTATCTTTGGACATCATCAGATACCTCGGTTCTGTTCCGAACAAGCTATCTTTACTCTGGTTGGACACTAGAGAGATCGGTAAAAGTGCGACCATTTTGAATATGCGATAGAGCTTACTTTTAAAACTGAACGATTCGAATCCGAGTTTCTGGGTTCCTTGATTGAGGAGTGTGATTCCAATAATCCCTTTGATTTCACTGGATTGTTCATGACCTTCTACGTAAGCAGCCAGGAATGGCATGGATTGTTGGACACATCTGTAGAAATGGATCCCTTTTTGGAAATCATTTTTAAGGTGATTCATCTCTTTAATCAGACGCACATTGTGAAGATGGATCTTTATCATCAGATCGTTTTTGTTGATTCGTGTTCCATCATTCAGAATGGTTGGTGCTCCTTTGTATTTCGTCAATCGGACTCTGAATATGCATTTTTGCGGTGATTCGTCTTCGATATACGTCAAGCGGGTGAATGAATAATATACTGGATCCCATAAGCTCCAAATTGTCATTGCGTAGCTTCTAATGATTTCCATATCCTAAACTCCTTACATACATTTTCTTCCCCATTATTTTTAGCCTTAATTTGTATTGTAATGATGGAAATAACAGGTTCGAAAACCATAGGAATTATTTCGGATTGTTTCCAAACACTAAGAGTAAAAATGAGTAGGTTCTATCCCATGAAAAAGGTCCTAATCATGCCACTGTTAACAATTTCATCAGGACATCATCATGTAGCCGATACTATTGGTTATGAATTGGATGATCTATTCGATTGTGAAAAAATCGAGCTTCTTTCCTCTATATATGGGAAAGGTGAATTGGCCGTTTCGCATGCTTATTTAAGTTGGATCAAAAATGGGCCAGCGTTCTACAGCAATGTTTACAAAAGATTAACCAAATCTCATAAGGAAAATAATTTTTCCCATAAGTTTTATCAAAAACTGTTCTTGAAGAGTACCCGTCAAATCATTGCAAAGAAACAACCTGATCTTATCATTTGTACCCATGCTTTACCGTCATACTTGGTCAACCATTTAAAAGCTGACGGAGAAATAAATATCCCTATCGTCAATGTATATACGGACTATTTCATCAATAACCTGTGGGGTAGAACAGCTGTTGATTTACATTTAGTCCCTGATGAAGAGTTCCGAGATGAACTGATTC includes:
- a CDS encoding M20/M25/M40 family metallo-hydrolase; this encodes MKQESQQFLQELLSTPSPSGFEMKIQRKWIDYVQSFADKIETDHIGNAYGVINPNAPFKVLIAGHCDEIGFMINRIDESGFLHFTKLGGISHKPAIGMKVEILGNQQTITGVVGVNAEHHGGIKDDYDFEDLYIDCGAQSKEEIEKFVQIGDLAIYKREMEFLLNNRISGRGLDNRTGAFIVAEVLKRLSKKKPEVGVYAVSTVNEETNLGGAYFAASQVQPDFALAVDVTFATDYPGVNKNKHGDIRLDHGPVLAKGAPIHYKLNSILEETARKNKIDVQYELTPRVTGTDADGMRLTGKGVPIALVSLPLRYMHSPVETASLQDIEDEITLITEMIISLSTNENLNPLD
- a CDS encoding GDSL-type esterase/lipase family protein translates to MDENIIRYTALGDSLTVGVGSIFAPGFVSRYTESIEKAANRKVERNVFAKNGATTAQVLAFLANENVKKAIAEADVITITAGGNDLKKAAKKYFFMNDTNIFRTAIKESMKNLSIMLHEIRKIKEKGKEPYIIRLVGLYNPFPYLSFSELWIKTFNKQLEMFGCQNLKVASIYEPFKVNGGNALSIDGMHPNGYGYKLIADQLGKLGYEPLFNQNKKTFLFPIFD
- a CDS encoding metallophosphoesterase codes for the protein MFILLTFILISALAIYRAYINTKDVTLKRIKVMSNDKGPHMNLRILQISDMHLENISITPEEIHEKLKNETIDLIALTGDYLDRKKTLTKLPAYLEVFQKLDPKYGIYAVFGNHDYVLKNTSFDKLEKILNKYGCKTLRNEHEMITMNGHTVNLIGIDDYGTGNSDLEKSYQGLSASDYNLVLTHDPNIVLDLDQQHFDYLLSGHFHNGQIHWPKPFHLAKMGKLARQKIVQGLHHMYEKPFYISEGLGQTGINIRVGSRPEITIHEVGITKAEASGNAAS